A genomic segment from Ignisphaera cupida encodes:
- a CDS encoding 30S ribosomal protein S3ae codes for MSSAQKFRLTGRERWRLKKWFNVVAPEYFGSVAIATTPADEPWKLLGRRVAVTLYDLTGDITQVHINIYFQIWKIEGENAYTIFKGHELARDYLRSLTRRKSSKVSAILNVTTKDGYVLRLNIMAWTTYRCGTSQRHAIRKILMEQATKIASEKTFGEFVVGMVFGDYNQAIFNEAKKIYPLRKVEFAKSKLIAVPTPEGLKKAVIIPKPGVLEAPYGTSL; via the coding sequence TTGTCGTCAGCACAAAAATTTAGGTTAACTGGAAGAGAGAGGTGGAGACTTAAGAAGTGGTTCAATGTTGTAGCGCCAGAGTATTTTGGATCTGTAGCCATAGCTACAACGCCTGCCGATGAGCCTTGGAAATTGCTTGGAAGAAGAGTTGCTGTAACGCTATATGATTTAACTGGTGACATTACCCAGGTTCACATCAATATCTATTTCCAGATATGGAAGATTGAGGGGGAAAATGCATACACAATATTTAAGGGTCATGAACTTGCAAGAGACTATTTAAGAAGTTTGACGAGAAGAAAAAGTAGCAAGGTCTCAGCAATACTAAATGTAACAACAAAGGATGGCTATGTTCTTAGGTTGAATATTATGGCTTGGACCACGTATAGATGTGGCACTAGCCAAAGGCATGCAATTAGAAAAATTTTAATGGAGCAAGCAACTAAAATAGCATCTGAGAAAACGTTTGGAGAATTTGTTGTTGGAATGGTTTTTGGAGACTATAACCAGGCAATATTTAATGAAGCTAAGAAGATATATCCATTGAGAAAAGTAGAGTTTGCAAAATCCAAACTAATAGCAGTGCCAACGCCAGAGGGACTTAAAAAAGCTGTTATAATCCCCAAGCCAGGTGTTTTAGAAGCTCCATATGGAACATCGCTATAA
- a CDS encoding 5-deoxy-glucuronate isomerase: MLFKKPNVFDKPIKLFDVDDVALHIVISKTINNVVVHTRDDSEKLLIPLRGCAKFGNMHAYSKDIIYIPRGFEDISIDLELGSIVYIVEAPSNTVYKPYIKRFENAKTIHVGDEHSRRTRYVMIDVDDSSEKFLAGYTFCCPGCWGSYPPHRHDDKYEIFIYFDVEPGFGVQLLIDDDKEEAYVVKDFDVFLVTRGYHPNVSAPIKGLKYLWIMVAVKGSRNFSMSVNKAFVETQTMKM; this comes from the coding sequence GTGCTTTTCAAAAAGCCAAATGTGTTTGACAAACCCATTAAATTGTTTGATGTAGATGATGTTGCGCTTCACATTGTTATTTCTAAAACCATTAATAATGTTGTTGTTCACACTAGAGATGATAGTGAAAAATTGTTAATTCCATTGAGGGGATGCGCAAAATTTGGAAATATGCATGCATATTCAAAGGACATAATCTATATTCCAAGAGGTTTTGAGGATATTTCCATAGATTTAGAACTGGGCTCAATAGTGTACATTGTTGAAGCTCCTTCAAACACTGTTTACAAACCATACATCAAGAGATTTGAAAATGCAAAAACTATTCATGTTGGCGATGAGCATTCTAGAAGAACAAGATATGTGATGATAGATGTTGATGACTCTTCTGAAAAATTTTTAGCTGGATACACATTTTGTTGCCCTGGGTGTTGGGGTTCCTATCCACCACATAGACATGATGATAAATATGAGATATTTATTTATTTTGATGTTGAACCTGGTTTTGGTGTTCAGCTACTAATTGATGATGATAAAGAAGAGGCTTATGTAGTTAAAGATTTTGACGTATTTCTAGTTACTCGCGGATACCACCCAAATGTATCAGCACCTATTAAAGGTCTTAAATATTTGTGGATTATGGTAGCTGTTAAAGGGAGTAGAAACTTTTCAATGAGTGTTAACAAAGCCTTTGTCGAAACACAAACAATGAAAATGTGA
- a CDS encoding isoaspartyl peptidase/L-asparaginase, translated as MGVVLAVHGGAGGWKVDKDVLEKVRNVIKEALEEGFKAYQNGSSLDMVVTAIEVLENSGVFNAGIGSTVDLSGSISMDAGIMFRGKAGAVAYVKYPKNPIKLARFVLEKTDHVIVAGDAADLLAKKIGLEPHPGPLKRILETYREYIAKIVKGEAKSVPFAKSIATWLSIGDTVGAVAVDKNGDFAAAVSTGGVFLKMPGRVGDSPIPGAGFYANECGAAAATGIGEYIILTHSTLRIVDDMCKGKSAEEATKNVLETITTIYGSGTAGFIALDRLGRVAGLFNTRAMPWGFINSYGELKVLGL; from the coding sequence TTGGGTGTTGTTTTAGCTGTTCATGGTGGTGCTGGTGGTTGGAAAGTTGATAAAGATGTTTTGGAGAAGGTTAGAAATGTGATTAAGGAGGCTTTGGAAGAGGGGTTCAAAGCTTATCAAAATGGTTCAAGTCTAGACATGGTTGTAACAGCTATTGAGGTTTTGGAGAATTCTGGGGTTTTTAATGCAGGTATTGGAAGCACTGTTGATTTAAGTGGTTCTATTTCAATGGATGCTGGCATAATGTTTCGTGGTAAAGCTGGTGCAGTTGCATATGTTAAGTATCCTAAAAACCCAATAAAATTAGCAAGATTTGTTCTTGAGAAAACAGATCATGTAATAGTTGCTGGTGATGCTGCTGATTTGCTGGCTAAGAAAATTGGTTTAGAGCCTCATCCAGGACCTTTGAAGAGGATTCTCGAAACATATAGAGAATACATAGCTAAGATTGTGAAAGGCGAGGCAAAGAGTGTTCCATTTGCTAAAAGCATTGCCACATGGCTTTCCATAGGAGATACTGTAGGAGCTGTTGCAGTAGATAAAAATGGTGATTTTGCAGCAGCAGTAAGTACTGGTGGCGTGTTTTTAAAAATGCCTGGAAGGGTTGGCGATTCTCCAATACCAGGTGCTGGATTCTATGCAAATGAATGTGGAGCTGCTGCTGCAACTGGTATTGGAGAATATATTATATTAACTCACTCAACTCTTAGAATAGTTGATGATATGTGTAAAGGAAAAAGTGCTGAAGAAGCAACAAAAAATGTGTTAGAAACTATAACAACTATCTATGGAAGTGGTACAGCAGGTTTCATAGCATTGGATAGACTTGGCAGAGTTGCTGGGCTTTTTAACACACGCGCAATGCCATGGGGTTTTATAAACAGCTATGGAGAGTTGAAAGTGCTTGGACTATAG
- a CDS encoding proteasome assembly chaperone family protein, producing MFEVFREEVFGDFTIIEYKPIELEKPSFALVSLPDAGLVSVIGAWHIIKTLNLSEVGGIDSYIHLPPVAVISNKLLRTPIRIFSSNTLLIVYSEFMPSQPGIVKLSKLLANYLERKGIDYVFLMTGMPIPNRFEIEKLRTFYLATSQKALELIKSYDLIPFENGFFAGPYAVLLKEFVKARLNTVLLLTESFLEFPDPEAAAKSIDIVSKIVGKPIDVKELLEEAETIRIRARDAMRNVVRGLAQMRKDVEYAPPLYT from the coding sequence ATGTTTGAAGTTTTTAGAGAAGAGGTTTTTGGAGATTTTACAATTATTGAGTATAAGCCTATAGAGCTTGAAAAGCCAAGTTTTGCATTGGTATCGCTTCCTGATGCAGGTCTTGTAAGTGTTATTGGTGCTTGGCACATAATTAAGACTCTTAACCTTTCTGAAGTGGGGGGTATAGACTCTTACATTCATTTGCCTCCAGTAGCTGTGATAAGTAATAAGCTTCTTAGAACTCCTATAAGGATTTTCTCAAGCAATACTCTACTCATTGTCTATAGCGAATTCATGCCTTCTCAACCAGGAATAGTGAAGTTATCAAAGCTTTTAGCAAATTATCTGGAGAGAAAAGGCATAGACTATGTGTTTCTCATGACTGGAATGCCAATTCCAAATAGATTTGAGATTGAGAAATTAAGAACATTTTATCTAGCAACATCGCAGAAAGCACTAGAGCTCATAAAAAGCTATGATTTGATACCCTTTGAAAATGGGTTTTTTGCAGGACCCTATGCAGTGCTTTTAAAGGAATTTGTCAAGGCTAGACTAAATACTGTTCTCCTACTTACAGAATCATTTTTAGAATTTCCAGATCCAGAAGCTGCAGCTAAAAGCATTGATATAGTTTCAAAAATAGTAGGGAAGCCTATAGATGTTAAGGAGCTTCTTGAAGAAGCAGAAACTATCAGGATCAGAGCTAGAGATGCTATGAGAAATGTTGTTAGGGGATTAGCTCAAATGAGAAAAGATGTTGAATATGCCCCACCTCTATACACATAA
- the glpK gene encoding glycerol kinase GlpK has protein sequence MSLAEKKYVMAIDQGTTGTRVMLFTYDGLPVKGGWAYHEHRQIYPRPGWVEHDPLEIWEKTKQCIKEVLEQTKINPREIAAIGVTNQRETTIIWDPKTGKPVYNAIVWQDRRTAKEIDYLREHYFKVIQGKSGLVPDCYFSSTKIWWILDNVSGVRERAKKGELLFGTIDTWIIWNLTKGSKDVLTPERYGAHVIDYSNASRTMIFNIHKLDWDDELLEIQGKIPREILPLPRPSSDKEVYGYTGPEVQELMGGVSIPVTGDAGDQQAALFGQVGFDVGDVKCTYGTGNFILLNTGEAPVPSKHNLLTTVYYSLEPKKAVYALEGSIFITGAAIQWLRDGLKLIEVSAEINPLAESASDTGGVYFVPAFVGLGAPYWDHYARGLIIGITRGTERKHIARATLEAIAYLTRDVIEAMKADTGRDITVLKADGGAAKSDFLLQFQADILNVRVVRPVVFETTSLGVAYLAGLAVGFWKSLDEVRKNWRMEKEFIPRMDEKTRERLYKGWKAAVQRALGWAKEVPWAYGYE, from the coding sequence ATTTCTTTGGCTGAGAAAAAGTATGTTATGGCGATAGATCAGGGAACTACTGGTACTAGGGTAATGCTGTTTACATATGATGGTCTTCCTGTTAAAGGTGGTTGGGCTTATCATGAACATAGGCAAATATATCCAAGACCTGGTTGGGTTGAGCATGACCCATTGGAGATATGGGAAAAAACAAAGCAGTGCATTAAGGAGGTTCTTGAGCAAACGAAAATTAATCCAAGAGAAATTGCTGCTATTGGTGTTACAAATCAAAGGGAAACAACTATTATATGGGATCCAAAAACTGGTAAACCTGTTTACAATGCTATTGTTTGGCAGGATAGAAGAACAGCTAAGGAAATTGATTATCTTCGTGAACACTACTTCAAGGTTATTCAAGGTAAAAGTGGCTTGGTTCCAGATTGCTACTTTTCTAGTACAAAGATTTGGTGGATTTTAGATAATGTTTCAGGTGTTAGAGAAAGGGCTAAGAAGGGAGAGCTGCTTTTTGGAACAATTGACACGTGGATTATTTGGAATTTGACTAAGGGTTCTAAAGATGTTTTAACGCCGGAGAGGTATGGTGCTCATGTGATAGATTATAGCAATGCCTCTAGAACGATGATATTTAATATACACAAACTTGATTGGGATGACGAGTTGCTTGAAATTCAAGGCAAGATACCAAGAGAAATTCTTCCATTGCCTCGACCATCTAGTGATAAAGAAGTTTATGGGTATACAGGTCCCGAGGTGCAGGAGCTAATGGGTGGAGTAAGTATTCCGGTTACTGGCGATGCTGGTGATCAGCAAGCAGCTCTCTTTGGCCAAGTTGGATTTGATGTTGGAGATGTTAAGTGTACTTATGGAACAGGAAACTTCATACTTCTCAATACTGGCGAAGCTCCTGTGCCCTCTAAACACAATCTATTGACCACTGTATACTATTCTTTAGAGCCAAAGAAAGCTGTCTATGCTCTTGAGGGAAGTATATTCATAACTGGTGCAGCTATTCAGTGGCTAAGAGATGGGTTGAAGCTAATTGAGGTATCAGCTGAGATAAACCCATTGGCTGAATCAGCTTCTGATACTGGTGGTGTTTACTTTGTTCCAGCATTTGTTGGTTTGGGGGCTCCCTACTGGGATCACTATGCAAGAGGATTGATAATTGGTATTACGCGTGGAACTGAGAGAAAGCACATAGCTAGAGCAACGCTTGAGGCAATAGCCTATCTAACTAGAGATGTTATTGAGGCTATGAAGGCTGATACAGGTAGAGATATAACTGTTTTGAAAGCAGATGGTGGAGCTGCAAAAAGCGATTTCCTATTGCAGTTCCAGGCTGATATACTCAATGTTAGAGTTGTTAGACCAGTAGTTTTTGAAACAACATCACTTGGCGTGGCCTATTTAGCTGGTTTAGCTGTGGGATTCTGGAAGAGCCTTGATGAAGTTAGAAAGAATTGGAGAATGGAGAAAGAGTTTATACCGAGAATGGATGAAAAAACGAGGGAGAGGCTATACAAAGGGTGGAAAGCAGCAGTTCAAAGAGCACTTGGATGGGCAAAGGAAGTTCCATGGGCGTATGGCTACGAATAA
- a CDS encoding DEAD/DEAH box helicase yields MNKNVIVFYVKEWIDEEDFETFLKFAKYLGKDNRGSKFVIDVNKLSQSLRDKKLSSADVIDLMMGYEIEFVNGSLEDVKKLIASYTPTVVFERGLDGVYLRPNFYISDLIKDLREKHIVDYDREKKVFRITKPMYFFDVLETLKRRGVEVENRAGIEKELKLPIRISFKGSLRDYQKEALDAWRSNGFKGIIALPTGTGKTVIAVAAIAELSVRTLVVTYTKEQMFQWGEKIVEFTDIPKSFIGFFYGDEKRIAPVTIITYQSAYRYIDSLSHQFSFLIVDEVHHLPAEKFRFIAENTYAAMRMGLSATVVREDGKHVDLFPLMGGVVYAKTLQELADRGYIAPFKVITVRVSLTEEEKKKYKELMDRYRKLALGREFQQILADVKKGDASAMEALKIRSEIRMLIANAKQKIDAIKKIVEDELEKGSKILIFTQYIEHAKKIAESIGAQYVIGELDEGTRKRRLEQFKSGLVKVLVLTTVGDEGIDIPDANVGIIATGTGSRRQFIQRLGRILRPLPGKEARLYEVIVKNTFEEAESRKRREALKMLFEDLIAIGEAY; encoded by the coding sequence GTGAATAAAAATGTGATAGTTTTTTATGTTAAAGAATGGATAGATGAGGAAGATTTTGAAACATTTCTAAAGTTTGCAAAATATCTAGGCAAAGATAATCGTGGATCAAAGTTTGTGATAGACGTTAATAAGCTTTCTCAATCCCTTAGAGATAAAAAGTTGAGCTCTGCAGATGTTATTGACTTGATGATGGGATATGAAATAGAGTTTGTGAATGGCTCATTAGAAGATGTTAAAAAACTTATTGCTAGCTATACCCCAACAGTAGTTTTTGAGAGAGGTTTGGATGGGGTATATCTAAGACCAAATTTCTATATTAGTGATTTGATTAAGGATCTTCGGGAAAAGCATATAGTTGATTATGATAGAGAAAAGAAGGTATTTAGAATAACTAAGCCAATGTATTTTTTCGATGTTCTAGAGACATTGAAAAGAAGAGGTGTTGAGGTTGAGAATAGAGCTGGTATTGAAAAAGAGCTGAAACTGCCAATAAGAATTTCTTTCAAGGGTAGTTTAAGAGATTATCAGAAAGAAGCTTTAGATGCTTGGAGAAGCAATGGATTCAAAGGCATCATAGCTCTTCCAACTGGTACTGGAAAAACAGTTATAGCAGTAGCAGCTATTGCTGAACTTAGCGTAAGAACATTGGTTGTTACATACACTAAGGAGCAAATGTTTCAATGGGGAGAGAAAATAGTTGAGTTTACAGATATTCCAAAGAGTTTTATAGGGTTTTTCTATGGTGATGAGAAGAGGATTGCACCAGTAACTATAATAACATATCAATCAGCTTATAGATACATAGATTCTCTCTCCCACCAGTTTTCTTTTCTAATTGTTGATGAGGTTCACCATCTCCCAGCAGAGAAATTTAGGTTTATAGCAGAAAACACATATGCTGCTATGAGAATGGGTCTTTCAGCAACAGTTGTTAGAGAAGATGGTAAACATGTTGATTTGTTTCCATTAATGGGTGGAGTAGTCTATGCGAAAACACTTCAGGAGCTTGCAGATAGAGGATATATAGCACCATTTAAAGTTATAACAGTTAGGGTTTCTCTAACTGAGGAGGAGAAAAAGAAGTATAAAGAGTTGATGGATAGGTATAGAAAGCTGGCTTTGGGAAGAGAGTTTCAACAAATTTTGGCAGATGTGAAAAAGGGTGATGCAAGTGCTATGGAGGCTCTTAAGATAAGAAGTGAAATAAGAATGCTTATTGCCAATGCGAAACAAAAAATTGATGCTATAAAGAAAATTGTTGAGGATGAACTTGAGAAAGGAAGTAAAATACTCATTTTCACACAGTATATTGAGCATGCTAAGAAGATTGCTGAAAGCATAGGAGCTCAATATGTAATTGGTGAACTAGATGAAGGCACCAGAAAGAGAAGGTTAGAGCAATTCAAAAGCGGACTGGTGAAAGTATTGGTTTTAACAACTGTTGGTGACGAGGGTATAGATATACCAGATGCTAATGTTGGTATAATTGCAACTGGTACTGGATCTAGAAGACAATTCATTCAGAGACTGGGTAGAATCCTTAGGCCCCTGCCTGGGAAAGAGGCTAGACTTTATGAGGTAATAGTCAAAAACACTTTTGAAGAAGCTGAATCGAGAAAGAGAAGAGAAGCACTAAAAATGTTGTTTGAAGATCTAATAGCAATAGGTGAAGCTTATTAA
- a CDS encoding histone deacetylase family protein, translating to MSKSEIIILFDKDFYLHKPPYGYHPENPSRLDIVLRGLREHGLLDKVVFVEGIEFSDVLKSVLMVHEKSYVDMVIDFCNSGGGYIDPDTYIVRESCVVAQKAVAASIKAVENALEVREKLFFALVRPPGHHAGFSGKAFEAPTQGFCIFNNIAIAVNHIMEKYRISPVVIVDIDVHHGNGTQEIFWNNPNVIHIDIHEHGIYPGTGHINDVGGSNAKGTKINIPLQPFSNDDDYLYVLNKIIHPIISHYKPRLVAISAGFDAYRDDGLANMMLTERFYSIFGAYLRSLSKLGISIAAILEGGYTHGLLHGLPSMLKGFIEYNKDYLEKILSSATPRNNTVKVVDELIKILRSYYTL from the coding sequence ATGTCTAAAAGTGAGATAATTATTTTATTTGACAAGGATTTTTATCTTCACAAACCTCCTTATGGGTATCATCCAGAAAATCCTTCAAGATTAGACATTGTGTTGAGGGGGTTGAGAGAACATGGATTATTAGATAAAGTTGTTTTTGTTGAAGGTATAGAGTTTTCTGATGTTCTAAAAAGTGTTCTCATGGTTCATGAGAAAAGCTATGTGGATATGGTTATCGATTTCTGCAATTCTGGTGGTGGATACATAGATCCAGATACATATATTGTTAGAGAGTCTTGTGTTGTTGCTCAAAAAGCTGTTGCAGCATCTATAAAAGCTGTTGAAAATGCTTTAGAGGTTAGAGAAAAGCTTTTCTTTGCTTTGGTGAGACCGCCAGGGCATCATGCTGGTTTTAGTGGAAAAGCTTTTGAGGCTCCAACACAAGGTTTTTGCATATTCAACAATATTGCTATAGCAGTTAACCATATCATGGAAAAGTATAGGATAAGCCCAGTAGTAATAGTTGATATAGATGTTCACCATGGTAATGGAACCCAGGAGATTTTTTGGAACAACCCAAATGTTATTCACATCGATATTCATGAGCATGGGATTTACCCAGGCACTGGCCATATAAACGATGTTGGGGGTTCAAATGCTAAGGGAACCAAGATCAACATACCACTACAGCCTTTTAGTAACGACGATGACTATCTCTATGTTCTCAACAAAATTATTCACCCAATTATATCACACTACAAACCCAGGCTAGTAGCAATTTCAGCAGGTTTCGATGCATATAGAGATGATGGCTTGGCTAATATGATGCTCACAGAAAGATTTTACTCCATTTTTGGAGCATATCTGAGATCATTATCTAAATTAGGAATTAGCATAGCAGCAATTCTAGAAGGGGGCTACACCCATGGACTTCTCCATGGATTACCATCAATGCTAAAGGGATTCATAGAATACAACAAGGATTATTTAGAAAAAATCTTGAGCTCAGCCACCCCAAGAAATAACACAGTTAAGGTTGTAGATGAGTTGATTAAGATATTAAGAAGCTACTACACCTTATAA
- a CDS encoding Hsp20/alpha crystallin family protein — MIDEEFEKLFRKIREVERSVKDFVESEFKRILDSVEDVMHIRRVLSPTWYHEGYLRPLYTVYDRGSYYEILIDLPKVDEGSIDVRFQDNLIYIRARLKEEIRFSNWSGVGGETRFHEYREVIEIPIRINPEKVRIQTRRGLVKILVYK, encoded by the coding sequence ATGATTGATGAAGAATTTGAAAAACTCTTTAGAAAAATTCGAGAAGTAGAGAGAAGTGTTAAGGATTTTGTTGAAAGTGAATTTAAAAGAATTTTAGATAGTGTTGAAGATGTGATGCATATTAGAAGAGTTTTATCTCCAACATGGTACCACGAAGGATATTTAAGACCTTTGTATACAGTCTATGACAGAGGTAGTTACTATGAAATTTTAATAGACTTGCCAAAAGTTGATGAAGGGTCAATAGATGTGAGATTTCAAGACAATCTCATATACATTAGGGCAAGACTTAAAGAAGAGATTAGATTTAGTAATTGGAGTGGTGTAGGAGGAGAAACTAGATTTCATGAATATAGAGAAGTTATAGAAATACCAATAAGGATTAACCCTGAAAAAGTTAGGATTCAAACTAGGCGCGGACTAGTTAAAATACTAGTATATAAGTAA
- the glmU gene encoding bifunctional sugar-1-phosphate nucleotidylyltransferase/acetyltransferase, whose protein sequence is MIGIVLAAGDGKRLRPLTETKPKVLMPVAGKPVIYYPLDVLSRLGIEEVYVVVSYMKDVVIENVKEITDELSINVKFIDQGNALGTGHAVKKVVENVLDDAVIIYGDLYLNSSTVSNALKKAVEKRFNVVVGVVVSNISKYGKLVVDGEKVLEIVEKPSENGTGVANAGIYFVKSKVLELVNELRKSPRGEYELTDIISIARSKGEEFKYVSISLSDWQDIGYPWDLLKANKIALEKLALRKVMGDVSPYATIKGHVYIDEEATIKGATYIEGPVYIGKEAVIGPNSYIRPYTTILSKVHIGFSVEVKESIVMENTHAEHLTYIGDSIIAENVNLGAGTKIANLRFDNQIVKMMIEGKRVDSERVKLGAVIGGYAKTGINVSIMPGVKIGSYSIIYPGVTVYRDVPSKTIVKTNWI, encoded by the coding sequence TTGATAGGAATTGTTTTAGCTGCTGGAGATGGTAAAAGGCTTAGACCATTAACTGAAACAAAACCAAAGGTTTTAATGCCTGTTGCTGGCAAACCTGTGATCTATTATCCACTTGATGTGTTAAGTAGGTTAGGTATTGAAGAAGTTTATGTTGTTGTGTCGTATATGAAGGATGTGGTTATTGAAAATGTTAAGGAAATTACCGATGAGCTTTCAATTAATGTAAAGTTTATTGATCAAGGCAATGCTTTGGGCACTGGACATGCTGTGAAAAAAGTTGTTGAGAATGTTTTGGATGATGCTGTTATTATCTATGGTGATCTCTATTTAAACTCTTCTACTGTTTCAAATGCTTTGAAAAAAGCTGTTGAAAAGAGATTTAATGTGGTTGTTGGTGTTGTTGTTTCCAACATTTCTAAGTATGGAAAGCTTGTTGTTGATGGTGAAAAGGTTTTGGAAATTGTTGAAAAACCTTCTGAAAACGGCACTGGTGTTGCTAATGCCGGTATCTACTTTGTTAAGTCAAAGGTTCTTGAACTTGTTAATGAGTTGAGAAAGTCTCCCAGGGGAGAGTATGAGCTAACAGACATAATCTCTATTGCCAGAAGCAAAGGAGAGGAATTCAAATATGTATCAATAAGCTTAAGTGATTGGCAGGATATTGGATATCCATGGGACTTGCTAAAAGCAAACAAAATAGCTTTAGAAAAGCTTGCATTAAGAAAAGTAATGGGCGATGTATCACCATATGCAACAATAAAGGGGCATGTATACATAGATGAGGAGGCAACAATAAAAGGAGCTACATACATTGAGGGGCCTGTCTACATAGGGAAAGAAGCAGTTATAGGGCCAAACTCATACATAAGACCATACACAACAATATTAAGCAAAGTACACATAGGATTCTCGGTAGAGGTTAAGGAGAGTATAGTAATGGAGAATACACATGCAGAACACTTGACCTACATCGGGGATAGCATAATAGCTGAAAACGTTAATCTAGGAGCAGGAACAAAAATAGCGAATCTAAGATTTGACAATCAAATAGTGAAAATGATGATAGAAGGCAAGCGTGTAGATAGTGAAAGAGTAAAGCTAGGAGCAGTAATAGGGGGATACGCAAAAACAGGCATAAATGTATCAATAATGCCAGGAGTAAAAATAGGTTCATACTCAATAATATACCCAGGAGTTACAGTATATAGAGATGTTCCATCAAAAACAATAGTAAAAACAAACTGGATATAA